A part of Xenopus tropicalis strain Nigerian chromosome 4, UCB_Xtro_10.0, whole genome shotgun sequence genomic DNA contains:
- the dph5 gene encoding diphthine methyl ester synthase, with product MLYLIGLGLGDEKDVTVKGLEVIRSCARVYLEAYTSILTVRKETLEEFYGRELILADRETVEQEADEILRDAAVSDVALLVVGDPFGATTHSDLILRAAKAGIQHHVIHNASILTAVGCCGLQLYNFGETVSIVFWTDTWKPESFYDKIRRNRLSGMHTLCLLDIKVKEQSIENLMKGNKAFEPPRYMTVNQAVDQLLEIVQNRRELGEELALTENTICAGLARVGASDQKISAGTLQQLSSVDFGGPLHSLVISGCMHPLELDMLKLFAVEQSTFEQINIEDSSTYLSS from the exons ATGCTGTATTTGATAGGTTTAGGCCTTGGAGATGAGAAGGATGTGACTGTAAAAGGACTGGAGGTGATCCGCAGCTGTGCCAGGGTGTACTTAGAAGCTTACACCTCTATACTCACCGTGAGAAAGGAAACTTTG GAAGAGTTTTATGGGAGGGAGTTGATCCTCGCTGACcgggagacagtagagcaagaggCTGACGAAATACTGCGAGATGCTGCTGTCAGTGATGTAGCCCTTCTTGTAGTTGGTGATCCTTTTGG GGCTACAACACATAGCGACCTGATCCTTCGAGCAGCTAAGGCAGGAATCCAGCACCATGTTATTCACAATGCTTCCATCCTGACTGCTGTGGGCTGTTGTGGTCTTCAG CTTTATAACTTTGGAGAGACAGTTTCAATAGTCTTCTGGACAGACACGTGGAAGCCAGAAAGCTTCTATGACAAAATTAGGAGGAACAGACTGAGTGGAATGCATACTCTGTGCCTACTTG ATATAAAAGTGAAAGAGCAATCTATAGAGAATCTTATGAA AGGGAATAAAGCCTTTGAGCCTCCCCGTTATATGACCGTGAATCAGGCAGTAGATCAGCTTTTAGAAATTGTACAGAACAGAAGAGAGTTGGGGGAAGAGCTTG CTTTAACTGAGAATACAATCTGTGCAGGACTGGCACGTGTTGGTGCTTCGGACCAGAAAATTTCAGCTGGGACACTGCAGCAGCTGAGCTCAGTGGACTTTGGGGGTCCTCTTCACTCTCTGGTGATCAGTGGCTGCATGCACCCCTTAGAACTGGACATGCTAAAGCTGTTTGCTGTGGAACAATCCACTTTTGAACAGATAAATATAGAAGATAGTTCCACATATTTGTCATCATAG